One stretch of Pradoshia sp. D12 DNA includes these proteins:
- a CDS encoding acyl-CoA dehydrogenase family protein: MDFSLNEEQEMFRGSVRKYLDGGGQTKIAREMAKNNTNLLTKTWKGLAQLGCMGITVKEEYGGAELTTVDQVPVLEELGRALLPGLYLETVAFAAPMIEKFGTTEQKEKYLPGIADGSRTISLAWLEPGKCFNLNDIQMTAKFDGDSMILNGSKTLVPEGNLADTYLVLVRSESETDGKGISFVLVDRNDDGVDYRVLQAMDETRHLTEVNFKNVIVSNSRILGELHRGEDAIEEGLLYLNAALTSIMVGGMDKIVEMCAEYAKIRVQFGQPIGRFQAIKHRIADMKLDLETARSLSYYAVWALDEKAEDAAVAVNSARAFITEAYLRLAGHGIQIHGGIGVTEEIDCHLYLKRAQYYQTYLGNSRLYREKAATALNW, translated from the coding sequence ATGGATTTTTCTTTAAATGAAGAACAGGAAATGTTTCGGGGATCGGTCCGAAAATATTTAGATGGCGGAGGGCAAACAAAGATTGCTCGGGAGATGGCGAAAAATAATACGAATCTACTCACCAAGACATGGAAGGGTCTAGCACAATTGGGCTGTATGGGAATCACCGTGAAAGAAGAATATGGAGGCGCTGAATTAACTACAGTCGATCAAGTTCCAGTACTCGAAGAATTAGGACGTGCATTATTACCAGGATTATATTTAGAAACCGTCGCATTTGCAGCACCGATGATTGAAAAGTTTGGTACAACCGAACAAAAAGAAAAATACTTACCAGGAATTGCAGACGGTTCAAGAACCATTTCACTTGCATGGTTAGAGCCAGGAAAGTGTTTTAACCTGAATGATATTCAAATGACAGCAAAATTTGACGGAGATTCAATGATTCTTAACGGGTCTAAGACATTAGTTCCTGAAGGCAATCTGGCAGATACATATCTAGTGCTAGTTCGTTCTGAATCAGAAACGGATGGAAAAGGTATTTCTTTTGTCCTTGTAGATAGAAATGATGATGGTGTAGATTATCGGGTTCTTCAAGCGATGGATGAAACTCGTCATCTGACAGAAGTCAACTTCAAAAATGTAATCGTTTCCAACTCTCGGATTCTAGGCGAATTACATAGAGGCGAGGACGCCATTGAGGAAGGACTTTTATATCTGAACGCCGCCCTTACTTCAATTATGGTTGGAGGCATGGATAAAATCGTAGAAATGTGTGCCGAATATGCAAAAATCCGCGTTCAATTTGGCCAGCCAATCGGACGTTTTCAAGCGATCAAGCATCGAATTGCAGATATGAAACTGGATTTGGAGACGGCAAGATCGTTAAGTTACTATGCTGTTTGGGCTCTGGATGAAAAAGCAGAAGATGCAGCAGTGGCAGTTAATAGTGCCCGGGCATTTATTACAGAAGCGTATCTTCGTTTAGCTGGACACGGGATTCAGATTCATGGAGGCATAGGAGTAACAGAGGAAATTGACTGTCATCTGTATTTAAAAAGAGCTCAATATTATCAAACATATCTAGGGAATTCGAGATTATATAGAGAAAAGGCAGCTACAGCTCTTAATTGGTAG
- a CDS encoding MaoC family dehydratase N-terminal domain-containing protein: MELDKSIIGLEGSTFSVEVEKRHIRQFADAIGDSNPLYTDEAYAKNTFYEGIIAPPTFLIALSSEGNHLPLKLDEKRMLHGEQEFIYYRSIRLGDRLICKSKVADLYEKDGNSGKMQFLVLDTEFKDESGEMVAISRMNIIYRAAL, encoded by the coding sequence ATGGAGCTTGATAAAAGTATAATTGGTTTAGAAGGAAGCACTTTTTCAGTTGAGGTAGAAAAGCGACATATTCGTCAATTTGCGGATGCTATAGGAGATTCTAATCCTTTATATACGGACGAAGCATACGCTAAAAACACATTTTATGAGGGAATTATTGCTCCTCCAACCTTCTTAATTGCCTTAAGCAGTGAAGGAAATCATCTTCCTCTAAAACTAGACGAAAAGCGGATGCTTCATGGAGAGCAGGAGTTTATCTATTATCGTTCAATTCGGCTGGGTGATCGACTCATTTGTAAAAGCAAGGTAGCGGATTTATACGAAAAAGACGGAAACAGCGGTAAAATGCAATTTCTTGTCCTTGATACCGAATTTAAAGACGAGAGCGGAGAGATGGTAGCCATCAGCCGTATGAATATCATTTATCGAGCTGCTTTATGA
- a CDS encoding class I adenylate-forming enzyme family protein, with product MFNWSDERIFDPDMPRTIDYPNLPVGAILKGSASRFGNRTAFIYRDTHISYEQVYRDSLRFAYSLKKLGVEKGTVISVHLPTCPQYIVAYYGIVLSGAIYSPINPYFPKDDVCFQLQDSDTEIIITHESTVDDIQSLQANLNLKKVIVTGDQEMFSYSNPVDVKDYGADWYSLADLITSGVDEEFDPGIDPKNDLVHIAYTGGTTGRPKGVMITHSNLISSFLQTTAWTAGLLPRITDNNGLEVVRVEKDIDKYLAKYPCLTEEAISLSPSPLFHISGVYSCMAYPMLVGYTVVLIDRFKPITFLEYIEKYQVTHVSGSPSMWNGLFGHPDIHNYDFSSVKNAGSGSAPLVQEEMKLLAKTFPNAKIGEGYGQTEATATITNTVMLWSGLQKIGTVGHPLFDTEVKIIPADGSSDEPLPVGSTGEICAKGPQIMKGYYNKPIETDEALRDGWLHTGDIGMLDEDGFITIVDRKKDMLIYKGYNVYPSRLEDALFKHPAVSNATVIGKPSAGVGEIPKAFVILKPGATATVEELIDFVNQEVVHYAKIRELEIVEVFPVSPAGKILKRILREKELKTINSPI from the coding sequence ATGTTTAATTGGTCAGATGAACGAATTTTTGATCCAGATATGCCAAGGACTATTGACTATCCCAATTTGCCGGTAGGAGCGATTTTAAAAGGAAGTGCCAGCCGTTTTGGGAACCGAACCGCTTTTATTTATCGTGATACGCATATTAGCTATGAACAGGTTTACCGTGATTCCCTTCGGTTTGCTTATTCATTGAAGAAGCTTGGCGTAGAAAAAGGTACAGTCATTTCAGTTCATTTACCAACGTGCCCTCAATATATTGTTGCTTATTATGGAATTGTTTTATCCGGTGCTATATATTCACCAATTAATCCTTATTTTCCAAAAGATGATGTCTGCTTTCAGCTTCAGGATTCGGATACTGAAATTATTATTACTCATGAATCAACAGTGGATGATATACAAAGTCTGCAAGCAAACTTAAATTTAAAGAAGGTAATTGTGACCGGAGACCAGGAAATGTTTTCATATAGTAATCCAGTAGATGTAAAGGATTACGGAGCGGATTGGTATAGCTTAGCGGATTTGATTACTTCAGGTGTAGATGAGGAATTTGATCCAGGTATTGATCCAAAAAATGATCTTGTCCATATTGCGTATACGGGTGGAACAACAGGTAGACCTAAAGGTGTTATGATTACACATTCTAATTTGATTAGCAGTTTTCTGCAGACGACAGCCTGGACGGCTGGATTATTGCCAAGAATTACAGACAATAATGGACTTGAAGTAGTAAGAGTCGAGAAAGATATCGACAAATACCTAGCTAAATACCCGTGTTTGACAGAGGAAGCCATTTCACTCAGTCCTTCACCTTTGTTTCATATATCCGGTGTTTATTCTTGTATGGCATATCCAATGTTAGTAGGGTACACTGTCGTTCTCATTGATCGTTTTAAACCGATTACATTTCTTGAATATATCGAAAAATATCAAGTGACACATGTGAGCGGTTCTCCATCCATGTGGAATGGCTTATTCGGTCATCCAGACATACATAATTATGATTTTTCATCTGTAAAGAATGCCGGATCCGGTTCCGCCCCATTAGTACAAGAGGAAATGAAACTATTAGCAAAAACATTCCCAAATGCCAAGATTGGAGAAGGCTATGGACAAACAGAAGCGACAGCAACGATCACGAATACTGTTATGTTGTGGTCTGGATTGCAAAAGATTGGAACAGTTGGACATCCACTTTTTGATACAGAAGTGAAAATCATCCCTGCAGATGGCAGCAGCGACGAACCATTACCTGTAGGATCCACAGGTGAAATATGTGCAAAAGGTCCACAAATTATGAAGGGATATTATAATAAGCCCATCGAAACAGATGAAGCGCTTAGAGATGGCTGGCTCCATACAGGAGATATCGGAATGCTGGACGAAGATGGATTCATCACCATCGTTGACCGCAAAAAAGATATGTTGATTTATAAAGGTTATAACGTCTATCCAAGCAGGCTTGAGGATGCGCTATTTAAGCATCCTGCGGTAAGCAACGCCACCGTAATCGGCAAACCTTCAGCAGGTGTGGGAGAAATCCCAAAGGCATTTGTTATTCTCAAGCCGGGAGCAACAGCAACTGTTGAAGAACTTATCGATTTTGTTAATCAGGAAGTCGTTCACTATGCAAAAATACGAGAATTGGAGATTGTTGAAGTATTTCCTGTATCACCAGCAGGTAAAATTCTTAAACGAATACTGCGTGAGAAAGAATTAAAGACAATAAATAGCCCAATATAA
- a CDS encoding YaiI/YqxD family protein, producing the protein MKIYVDADACPVKDIIISEASDFEIQVILVTSFSHFSNAEQPSGVKTIYVDSGADAADFRIVKLVEKGDIIVTQDYGLASLGLAKGIIVLHHKGFRYTNENIDQLLQTRYLSAMARKGGQRTKGPKPFTAEDREQFRNLFKQVISVKN; encoded by the coding sequence ATGAAAATTTATGTGGATGCAGATGCTTGTCCAGTGAAAGATATTATTATTTCTGAAGCAAGCGATTTTGAAATACAGGTTATCCTTGTTACAAGCTTTTCTCATTTTTCTAATGCAGAACAGCCATCAGGAGTGAAAACCATTTATGTTGATTCTGGAGCAGATGCTGCAGATTTTCGAATTGTGAAGTTAGTGGAAAAAGGAGATATTATCGTTACGCAAGATTATGGTCTTGCATCACTAGGTTTAGCAAAAGGAATTATCGTCCTCCACCATAAAGGTTTTAGATATACAAATGAAAATATTGACCAATTATTACAAACACGTTATTTAAGTGCAATGGCTAGAAAAGGTGGACAGCGAACAAAAGGACCAAAGCCTTTTACAGCTGAAGACCGGGAGCAATTTAGGAATCTTTTTAAACAGGTTATTTCTGTTAAAAATTAG
- a CDS encoding helix-turn-helix domain-containing protein translates to MSNQNVLQAFLKEKGVHCPYQIWLSSPETSDSILIEGGEHLGVFEPVHIDLMDFISTQEVKERKTYLYFKYPNQYIVSVCLSESTKFDDKEMDLMYYFLYPIYSEYALHANRYKIDKIIESICQTTSLLDIEEIFSAILKNTMGVIPTADLGTLWLYDRQLDRIVCKTSVGHVMDGLWKMKYRIGEGSIGQMFMNGTPELVKDTSKLLLKMATVSPENNQYWDSTYDFPRHVKSLISAPIAVDGEIECAMILGQVKSSKSLTEQDLHLMQGFSSQIGVALKNAKLFTDIKNQNQLLLKRDDIHSTLTNLSLQNKGAKKVIRELNRIIGKKLIFVDLIENSCIPERKKLPYSYTYQKLYRTITNMEDGLPYKIITSEQESHCLYPIRTENLILGCLIIEIKEPLSQLDHIALEQGYSVLALELVKKKNLVEFYYKNRRELYYELLQSKDSTTLLSKATELGIKEQEEFFSVILQYIGNQDEEVLDTYIHRLVAQLKKELSFYIQTIFGDHNKAIVLFCLPDSKSYPYILQILEQTIVMWNEEEKGRLLCGGISSTYSDLSLIGKSHNEAEMALSYLVSKEVPDIIEYSKIGLNRLFINQDKEEINRFLQEVFEPLQTPHHAASKLEETLITYFELNRSASQTATKLFIHINTLYQRLKKIEDCLSISFEDAEDILRLQLACYLKKSLNQAS, encoded by the coding sequence ATGAGTAACCAAAATGTTTTGCAGGCATTTTTGAAGGAAAAAGGTGTTCATTGCCCGTATCAAATTTGGTTATCAAGTCCTGAAACTTCAGATTCTATTTTAATTGAGGGCGGGGAACATTTAGGTGTTTTCGAGCCAGTGCATATAGACTTAATGGATTTTATATCTACTCAGGAAGTTAAGGAACGTAAAACATATCTTTATTTCAAATATCCTAATCAATACATAGTATCCGTCTGCTTATCTGAATCAACTAAGTTTGACGATAAAGAAATGGATTTAATGTATTATTTTCTTTATCCGATATACAGTGAGTATGCTTTACATGCAAACCGATATAAGATCGATAAAATCATAGAGAGTATCTGTCAGACTACTTCTTTGTTAGATATTGAAGAAATATTTTCTGCAATATTAAAAAATACGATGGGAGTTATTCCAACCGCTGACTTAGGTACTTTGTGGTTATATGACCGGCAATTAGATCGTATAGTTTGTAAGACTTCAGTTGGCCATGTTATGGACGGACTTTGGAAAATGAAATATAGAATAGGAGAAGGATCTATTGGACAAATGTTCATGAATGGAACTCCGGAGCTCGTGAAGGATACTTCTAAGCTTTTATTAAAGATGGCTACTGTTTCTCCAGAAAATAATCAATATTGGGATTCTACCTATGACTTTCCCCGTCATGTCAAATCGTTAATTTCAGCTCCAATAGCTGTTGATGGCGAAATTGAGTGTGCTATGATCCTTGGCCAGGTTAAATCAAGTAAGAGTCTAACAGAACAAGATTTACACTTGATGCAAGGCTTTTCTTCTCAAATTGGTGTAGCACTTAAAAATGCAAAGTTATTCACCGATATCAAAAATCAAAATCAACTTCTGCTCAAAAGAGACGATATCCATTCCACACTAACAAATCTATCCCTGCAGAATAAGGGGGCAAAAAAGGTAATTCGTGAGCTAAACAGAATAATAGGGAAAAAATTAATATTTGTAGACCTAATCGAAAATAGCTGCATACCTGAAAGAAAAAAACTGCCCTATTCTTATACGTACCAAAAACTTTATCGTACGATTACAAACATGGAAGATGGTTTGCCATACAAAATTATTACATCTGAGCAAGAGTCCCATTGTCTATATCCAATCCGTACAGAAAATTTAATTCTTGGCTGTCTTATTATCGAGATAAAGGAACCCTTAAGTCAGCTAGACCATATCGCATTAGAACAGGGATATTCTGTCCTTGCACTTGAACTGGTTAAGAAAAAGAATTTAGTCGAGTTTTATTACAAAAATCGTCGAGAGTTATATTATGAATTGCTGCAGAGCAAAGATTCCACTACTTTATTATCTAAGGCAACTGAATTAGGAATTAAGGAGCAGGAGGAGTTTTTTTCAGTAATCCTTCAGTATATAGGAAATCAGGACGAGGAAGTGCTAGACACCTATATACACCGTTTAGTGGCTCAGTTAAAAAAAGAATTATCCTTTTATATTCAAACCATTTTCGGTGACCATAATAAAGCAATCGTTCTCTTCTGCCTTCCCGATTCCAAATCATACCCTTATATTCTGCAGATTTTAGAACAAACCATTGTGATGTGGAATGAGGAGGAAAAGGGCAGATTACTCTGCGGAGGAATCAGTTCAACATATAGCGATTTATCCCTGATTGGTAAATCTCATAATGAGGCGGAGATGGCTCTCTCATATCTTGTTTCAAAGGAAGTTCCTGATATAATAGAGTACTCGAAAATTGGACTGAACAGGTTGTTTATCAATCAAGACAAAGAAGAAATTAACCGTTTTCTGCAGGAGGTATTTGAACCCTTACAGACACCTCATCATGCAGCCAGCAAACTCGAAGAAACATTGATTACTTACTTTGAATTGAATCGATCTGCATCACAAACGGCTACTAAATTGTTTATCCATATCAATACACTTTACCAAAGATTAAAGAAGATTGAAGATTGTCTCAGTATATCATTTGAAGACGCAGAGGACATTTTACGCCTTCAACTAGCCTGTTATCTTAAGAAATCACTGAACCAAGCTTCTTAG
- a CDS encoding MaoC/PaaZ C-terminal domain-containing protein: MEIQYQDLRAGQALPVLKKPPITKVQLVKYAGASGDFNPLHTDDEFAQKIGMNGVIAHGMLIMGFLGQYIMELAGTTAEIKQFKMRFGAMTIPGDLITCSSTVEKIYEEDGLRMADLNLIAEKESGSVVGSGKATLKFR; this comes from the coding sequence ATGGAGATACAATATCAGGATTTAAGAGCGGGACAAGCGCTTCCTGTCTTAAAAAAACCGCCCATTACAAAGGTTCAATTAGTCAAATATGCCGGTGCATCCGGCGATTTCAACCCGCTACATACTGACGATGAGTTTGCGCAAAAGATTGGCATGAATGGTGTGATTGCTCACGGAATGCTAATTATGGGCTTTTTAGGCCAATACATTATGGAGCTTGCAGGCACCACAGCTGAAATTAAACAGTTTAAGATGCGATTTGGGGCGATGACAATTCCAGGTGACTTAATAACATGTTCCTCAACTGTAGAAAAAATCTATGAGGAAGATGGCCTGAGAATGGCAGATTTGAATTTAATAGCTGAAAAGGAATCCGGATCAGTTGTTGGTTCTGGTAAAGCCACTTTAAAATTTCGTTAA
- a CDS encoding thiolase C-terminal domain-containing protein has protein sequence MGDISNRYAIVGIGESERSRKSGTTPLHMALVAARNALQDAGLEAKEIDGVMSYSTGDSCSSHQLATYLGIRPSYVNDVMGGGSSTEMLIADAVGLIEAGLVKTVLIWRSMNGSSGKKVGRGYDPDMIQEAIDGGSFIIPYGSASPSQWFGMFATRHMYETGITREHLGHVCVDFYEHAQRNPKAFLNGHPLTMEEYMETPYISYPFTKHDCCVELDEANAIIVTSAERAKDCKSKPVYIMGISARECHPHAHYWSDLTQVASDYVAPQLYKSAGVQPSDIQVASIYDCFSWVVLRQLEAFGFAPRGEVGDFVAAGNLRIGGSLPTNTAGGMLSEGYTHGMNNVLEIVRQIRHEYKGTDRQVENCEIGICTGWAGPDIAGAMILRN, from the coding sequence GTGGGGGATATAAGCAATCGCTATGCCATTGTAGGAATTGGAGAGAGTGAACGGTCAAGAAAATCAGGAACCACACCACTCCATATGGCTTTAGTAGCTGCACGGAATGCATTGCAGGATGCTGGGCTTGAAGCTAAAGAAATTGATGGAGTTATGAGCTATAGTACTGGTGATTCCTGCTCTTCACACCAGCTGGCAACTTATTTGGGGATACGCCCCAGTTATGTTAATGACGTCATGGGTGGCGGAAGCTCGACTGAAATGTTAATTGCAGATGCAGTTGGATTAATAGAAGCAGGCTTAGTAAAAACCGTATTAATTTGGAGATCTATGAATGGTTCTTCCGGAAAAAAGGTCGGACGAGGATATGATCCTGACATGATCCAGGAAGCAATTGATGGAGGAAGCTTCATTATTCCGTATGGTTCCGCAAGTCCATCTCAGTGGTTTGGAATGTTTGCTACAAGGCATATGTATGAAACAGGGATTACACGTGAACATCTGGGCCATGTTTGTGTAGATTTTTATGAACATGCCCAACGAAACCCTAAAGCATTCCTAAACGGACATCCATTAACAATGGAGGAATATATGGAAACGCCATACATTAGCTATCCATTTACTAAACACGATTGCTGTGTTGAATTGGATGAAGCGAATGCGATCATTGTTACGTCAGCTGAAAGGGCTAAAGATTGTAAGTCCAAACCAGTTTATATTATGGGAATTTCAGCAAGAGAATGTCATCCACATGCCCACTATTGGTCCGATTTGACTCAGGTAGCATCAGATTATGTCGCTCCACAATTATATAAATCAGCTGGTGTACAGCCATCAGATATTCAAGTAGCCTCCATATATGACTGCTTTAGCTGGGTTGTGCTTCGTCAGCTCGAAGCCTTTGGGTTTGCTCCACGTGGAGAAGTGGGGGATTTCGTTGCTGCAGGAAACTTGAGGATAGGAGGAAGCCTTCCTACCAATACAGCAGGGGGAATGCTTTCAGAAGGCTATACTCATGGAATGAATAATGTACTTGAGATCGTTAGGCAAATTCGTCACGAGTACAAAGGAACTGATCGTCAAGTTGAGAATTGTGAAATCGGAATCTGTACAGGTTGGGCGGGTCCAGATATAGCCGGTGCTATGATTCTTAGAAATTAG
- a CDS encoding acyl-CoA dehydrogenase family protein: protein MDFSFTKKEEEYRRTLRIWLEENLPEGWIEGKRDLPENEEEQAQFLRDWQKKMNDGGWVAIAWPEKYGGQSASVIEEIIYHQEMVRAGAPHLINYIGIHMVGPTLMDIGTEEQREKFIPKILNAEEVWCQGYSEPNAGSDLSALKTSAVKQGDKWIINGQKVWTSYGHLADRCFLLARTSNLEKKHKGITVFLVDMKQPGVEVRPIIQMNGKHDFNEVYFNDAVAYDEEIVGEIDEGWKVMINLMLHERTGIGAQIFTLEKQFSDLVLLTNELKENGQPLIKDPFTRQKMVELYTRCRGVLLTYYRNITTSMKRGYPGAESSMDKLMSSELTKDLFEFAVSIQGHQGVLWKEDALANPFWQLDYLSSFGVTIGGGTSEVQRNTIGERLLGLPKDLR from the coding sequence ATGGATTTTTCTTTTACAAAAAAAGAGGAAGAATACCGTCGAACATTAAGGATATGGTTAGAGGAAAATCTACCTGAGGGTTGGATCGAAGGTAAACGAGATTTGCCAGAAAACGAAGAAGAACAAGCTCAATTTTTGAGGGACTGGCAGAAGAAAATGAATGATGGCGGATGGGTTGCCATCGCTTGGCCAGAAAAATATGGCGGTCAAAGTGCCTCGGTTATTGAAGAGATCATCTATCATCAGGAAATGGTTAGAGCAGGAGCTCCACATCTTATTAATTATATTGGAATCCATATGGTTGGGCCGACATTAATGGATATTGGAACGGAAGAGCAAAGAGAGAAATTTATCCCCAAAATACTTAATGCTGAAGAAGTATGGTGTCAGGGTTATTCTGAACCAAATGCCGGGTCTGATTTATCTGCATTGAAAACGAGTGCTGTAAAACAGGGCGACAAATGGATTATCAATGGACAAAAAGTTTGGACGAGTTATGGGCATTTGGCAGACCGTTGTTTTCTACTTGCGAGAACCTCCAATTTAGAAAAGAAGCATAAAGGAATCACGGTATTTCTAGTAGATATGAAACAACCAGGTGTTGAAGTACGTCCCATTATTCAAATGAATGGAAAGCATGATTTTAATGAGGTCTATTTCAATGACGCTGTTGCCTATGATGAAGAAATTGTTGGCGAAATTGATGAAGGCTGGAAGGTAATGATTAATTTAATGCTCCATGAACGAACTGGAATTGGCGCACAAATATTCACTCTGGAGAAGCAATTTTCTGATTTAGTGTTGCTAACGAATGAACTGAAGGAAAATGGCCAGCCGCTCATAAAAGATCCGTTTACACGACAAAAAATGGTTGAGCTCTATACTCGTTGTCGAGGTGTACTTTTAACATATTATCGCAATATTACTACCTCTATGAAAAGAGGCTATCCTGGTGCAGAAAGCTCGATGGATAAATTAATGAGCAGCGAATTAACAAAGGATTTGTTTGAGTTTGCTGTATCCATTCAGGGGCATCAAGGTGTTTTATGGAAAGAAGATGCACTGGCCAATCCTTTTTGGCAATTAGATTACTTGTCTTCCTTTGGAGTTACGATTGGCGGAGGTACAAGCGAAGTACAGAGAAATACGATTGGTGAAAGATTATTGGGATTGCCTAAGGATTTACGTTAA
- a CDS encoding Zn-ribbon domain-containing OB-fold protein translates to MAYQKPIPLKNQDNKPYWDSADKHELSIQKCDSCHKYQHPPGPACSKCGSPKLSWDSFGNEVYGTIYSYIISYRPFLPGFQDDLPTVIAQVELEGLPEIKITGNVLNCNPDEVKIGMDVQMFWQDINEERALPQWKLR, encoded by the coding sequence ATGGCCTATCAAAAACCCATTCCACTAAAAAACCAGGATAACAAGCCTTACTGGGATTCGGCAGATAAACATGAACTTTCCATCCAGAAATGTGATTCCTGTCATAAATATCAACATCCTCCTGGTCCAGCCTGCTCAAAATGCGGCAGTCCTAAACTGAGTTGGGACTCATTCGGTAACGAAGTCTACGGAACTATTTATTCCTATATCATTTCCTATCGACCATTTCTGCCTGGTTTCCAGGACGATCTGCCGACTGTTATTGCTCAGGTCGAACTAGAAGGACTGCCTGAAATTAAAATAACAGGTAATGTTTTAAACTGTAATCCTGACGAAGTAAAGATTGGCATGGACGTCCAAATGTTTTGGCAGGATATCAACGAGGAACGAGCTCTTCCTCAGTGGAAATTGAGGTAA
- a CDS encoding aldehyde dehydrogenase family protein encodes MPVINELKEYKNIINGNAVASSTGEFIESMNPSTGIAWARIPKSTTEDVEYTIQAARNAFPDWAALPPLQRAELLRQIGDRLTDHAEELATLETKDNGWVISNTSYTLITSLKQIWYDAAGLCNYASRGDTIPKGPTTFGYTYREPLGVVVGITPWNAPLFTFTIKAAYALAAGNTVIIKPSEHASVSSLRYGEILASILPPGVINVLSGYGTEIGDALVSNKEINKVSLTGSKATASAITRATANNPKPFIFELGGKSPNIIFEDANLDKVMERLLPYSIFTGNAGQICVAGSRILIQKSIFEEVIKGFKQAMESVKLGNTLNMQTTMGPIGNLSQYKKVISYIELGEKEGDIIAGGKSGGNVLLHGNHELENGYWVEPTLIKVDNHRHRVCQEEIFGPVAVVIPFETEEEAIAIANDTDFGLAAGIWTTDLARAKRLISKIDAGNVWVNTYSQVGIDLPFGGFKDSGFGTDSFIEYTREKACVIEIG; translated from the coding sequence ATGCCTGTAATCAATGAACTAAAAGAATATAAAAATATTATTAACGGTAACGCTGTTGCATCTTCAACCGGTGAATTTATTGAAAGTATGAATCCCTCTACAGGTATTGCTTGGGCTAGGATACCGAAAAGCACGACAGAAGACGTAGAATATACGATCCAAGCTGCCCGCAATGCATTTCCCGATTGGGCTGCCCTTCCACCATTACAACGTGCTGAATTATTAAGGCAAATTGGCGATCGACTGACTGATCATGCTGAAGAATTAGCAACTCTGGAAACAAAGGACAATGGATGGGTCATAAGCAACACAAGCTATACGCTTATCACTTCATTAAAACAAATTTGGTATGATGCAGCCGGGCTTTGTAATTATGCAAGCAGAGGCGATACCATCCCAAAGGGGCCTACAACGTTTGGTTATACGTATCGTGAACCTCTAGGAGTGGTTGTAGGGATAACACCATGGAATGCCCCTCTATTTACATTCACAATAAAAGCCGCCTATGCTTTGGCAGCAGGCAATACAGTTATCATTAAACCCTCTGAACATGCGTCTGTTTCTTCCTTACGCTACGGAGAAATTTTGGCATCCATCTTACCTCCAGGTGTCATAAATGTCTTATCTGGATATGGAACCGAAATCGGTGATGCTTTAGTAAGCAATAAGGAAATAAATAAAGTCAGTCTTACTGGCTCTAAAGCTACTGCAAGCGCAATTACCAGGGCAACTGCGAATAATCCAAAGCCATTCATCTTTGAATTGGGCGGTAAATCTCCAAATATTATTTTTGAGGATGCAAACCTGGATAAAGTAATGGAAAGATTATTGCCTTATTCCATTTTTACCGGCAATGCAGGACAAATATGTGTGGCTGGATCCAGGATATTAATTCAGAAGTCCATCTTTGAAGAAGTAATAAAAGGATTCAAGCAGGCAATGGAATCCGTGAAGCTTGGAAATACATTAAATATGCAGACAACGATGGGCCCAATCGGTAATCTATCACAATATAAGAAAGTGATTTCCTATATAGAGCTTGGAGAAAAAGAAGGAGATATTATTGCAGGTGGGAAATCTGGTGGTAATGTCTTATTACATGGAAATCATGAGTTAGAAAACGGATATTGGGTAGAGCCAACATTAATAAAGGTGGATAACCACCGTCATCGTGTATGCCAGGAAGAAATCTTTGGGCCCGTAGCAGTGGTCATACCATTTGAAACCGAAGAAGAAGCTATAGCCATTGCTAATGATACGGATTTTGGTTTGGCAGCAGGAATCTGGACGACTGATCTTGCCCGTGCAAAACGATTAATAAGCAAGATAGATGCAGGAAATGTATGGGTGAATACGTATTCTCAGGTTGGCATTGATTTACCCTTTGGAGGATTTAAAGACAGTGGTTTTGGAACAGATTCGTTTATAGAATACACCAGGGAAAAAGCATGTGTAATAGAAATTGGATAA